Part of the Notamacropus eugenii isolate mMacEug1 chromosome 5, mMacEug1.pri_v2, whole genome shotgun sequence genome is shown below.
GATGTCCTTCCAGAAGGCCAGGGAGCAGAAGCTTTATGGGGTCCAAGCTGACGTGACCATCAGGTCAGTTAAGCAGATGATTGTTTTTTTGTCTCTTCCCTGGAGTGACCTGATTTTAAATTAGGTCAAATTCTAGAATCATGAAATCAGACTCTTAGAATTGAAGTTTCTTTTGGAGGCAACATTGGATTAGAATTTTAAGatgctagagctagaaaggacttttaaGATAAACTAacccaacctctcattttatcaatgaagtTTCCTGAGGTCCACAAAgagggagtgacttgcccatggtcacaaagctaaatTGGGATTATCTGATTCATCTaccacacacaaacatacacatacagacacccacacatatacataaatccccttatatatgtacataactCACACAGATCCCTCCCAgttttgacattctgtgttctaaaatcACTTTTGGCTCTGACATTTTTCACTTCTACTGTCACTTTCATTGATGCCATGCTCTGTTTTCTGTTGTAGCATTCATTATTGTAAGTTCCCTTCAGTCTTTGAGTACTGGGATTCTATGAATGTCTGGATCTGAGAATATATCACCCAGGGAACAGAGGGTTTGGAGAGGCAGGCAGTCCCATGTACCCTAGCAGTGGGGTGGAGGACTGACTTTAACTCATTATCAAGGCACAGAGAAGAGAACTGGATGAATGAAAGCCAATGGGTTTCAATCAAAGCTCAGGGTACACAAAATAATTCTGATTAGGCCCAGGAAGAGCTGGGCACAAATAGACCTAACTCAGCAGATAATACTCATATCATGAGATcagagaatttagaatttcaaAGGACCATAGAGATGATCCAGTCTACCTCCCTCTGTCCATTATTCCCATTCTTTCACTCCTTTGGTAcatttccccccctttttctGAATCTCATATTTAATAAACCCTCAGTCATTATGAGGGTTAGAGGGACAAGCCTCCATTCTTTGACTACAAGTTAATGGGAGCAGGACGGCATAGACTGGTAGAACCAAGGAAATGCAGCCTAGCATTATTGGCACCAGTAATCCCAAGGTGGGCTGCATGGGGAAGGGGGGCCCCTAAGAGTATATATATACTGATAAGTAAACAGATAATTGAGTGGATATTCAAGGGTGAGTAGTAATTAAGGTATATCATATAATTAAGAGTAGGTGGTGGGTTATGCTTATAAAGATGATTTAAAATGGGTAGAGATTAGTCCACAAGCAgataatcacagaatctcagagctggaaggagcctcagtGGCCATCTGGTTCACTAATACCAGGTCATTAATCCCCTTTACAATCTCTCTGGCAAGTggttatccagcctttgcttCAAGATCTCTGGCCTTGAAGGAGAACACACTACGTCCCAAGGTAGCTCATCCCACCTTTGGGTAGCTCCAATTTTTGGGAAGTATTCCTGTACATCAAGTCTAAAGTCacctctctgtaatttatagcAATTTTTCTTAGTTCCGTCCTTTAGAGTGAAACAAGAAATCTAATCCCTGTTCCAGTGACACAGCTCTTCAAATACAACAAATTAATAACCACTCCcctcccaccacacacacacctccccatgccaaagtcttcttaactcttttCTAAACATCCCCAATTCCTTTGCGTCATTTTTATATAGTATAAACTCAAGGCTTGGTCAttcttcccctaaccctaaacatttTCTGTCTAACTTGTCAGAGCCCTTCCTAAATATGGGACCTGCAACTAATCACAATATTCCAGCTATAGCCCCACCAAGGTAGTGTTCCACAGGACCACCACCTCTCTTCTAGTCATACTCGTTCCACCTTGTATTGTTGAAATTGATATTTCttaacccaagtgtaagacttttaCATTGATAcctaataaatttaatttatttaattttataaatgtattCAATTTGACCTAACCTTCTAGCCTATGAGGATGGCTTTGGATACTGATTCATTCCACTTGTTAGttcttcttcctaactttatgccatctgcaaatttgataagcactTCATTGATTAATATGTTGAATAACACAGGGCCAATGTCTGAGCCTCCTCTCAAGTTAACCTAAAACCATTATTGACCACTTTAGTTCTGAATACCATCTAGCCCAGAGGTGTCCAATGCTTGGCCAAATAGCATCACTCCCCAGTGAGGCCTGAACcacatttaaaatgtaattaaaattttaaattaaaattaaattattgaaatgtatttgggaaatagttgataaaataaaaatccaatagATCATAggtaatatgtgattttctaaattaGTATGCTGCCAGAAGGATTGTTATATATGATTTCTATTAGAGTTTGATACCATTGACCTGATCCACATGTCTACATCTTTACCACATGAATAGCTTGGGTGTGAACAGTGTGCAGTCTACACATGTAATCAGGAAGGAACCATCTTTAAGGATAGGGTAGAATCTGCAGAGCTCAGACAACACTTGTTCCTACTTTGGGGACCCTCTAGGGCACAGTAGGCTCCGTGGAGCTCTGGTCCCACTAGCTCAGGAATAAGGCCTGAGATAATGTACTGAAAAGGAATTACCCCTCTCCCTGCAGCCTGGATGGTGTTCCATTCCTCATGCATGACACTACCCTACGTCGCACAACCAATGTGGATGAAGCCCTCCCAGAGCTGGCCCAACGGCCTGCCTCCATGTTCAACTGGACTGACCTGAAGCAACTCAACGCAGGAGAATGGTTCCTCAAGGTGTGTCCAATGGGACCAGCCTGAGAGGTGGGATTGAAGGAAAGAGGACCCTGGAACAAGCAGTCAGTCAGGAAAtgttaattaagtacctactatgtaccaggcactgtgctaaacactgggaatagagaaagatagttcctgtcctcaaagacctTATAATCTGATAgaggaagataatacataaaacataaaaggaagctgaaaatgggcaagtgtgtgtgtgtgtgtgtgtgtgtgtgtgtgtgtgtgtgtgtgtgtgtgtgtgtgcgcgccaAGGAAacaaggttgggggagggggggtggagtAACTCCAAAGGAGAGGAGCCAAGTGGAAAAATGGacacaaatggaagaaaacataaatcTAATTTTCATCACTTCAAATGTCAGTGCACTCAACAAGAgagacaaattaaataaaaagtaaatgtttattcattcaaAAGGCTGTGATGGCACTCCATGGAGTTTGTGTGTCGAAATATGTAATGTGACTGACACATAGACCTTCTCTGCATACAGACTGACCCCTTCTGGACTGTGCACTCAATGTCAGCCTCCGACTACAGGGAAGCACACAACCAGTCCATCTGCAAACTGACTGACCTCTTGGAACTGGCCAAAGGGAACATGACCCTGCTGCTCAACCTCTGGGACCTGCCCCATGACCACCCTTACAGGGGCACCTTCTTCAATATCACCCTGGATGCTATTCTCCACTCTGGCCACcctcaacaccaggtaagctcTTCATGGTCTATGGGTAGATCCCTGTCCCCTTGGGGAACCAGGTGGGCTATGCCTTCCATGGCTCCATCCTCAGTAAGCTTGACCCATGAACTCATGGACCATTTGGAGTTCTGCCTCTGCCTTAGCTAATTCTTGGTCTGGCAAGGAGAGAAAATAACAGCTCTCGCCTACTTCTGTTGTGACTCATGCTCTCCTTTGTGTTTGCAGTGGTCTCCTTAACCCACTGAAAACCctcttccttcaagtccaagCTCAGGTATCAGGAAGCCTTCACTGAATTCTGACTAAAAGTGCTCCCTCTGCCTTTGATCTCATGGCCCCTCTCTATTTGACCTCTACCATTCACTAACCATATTCTGTCTTGTATTAGAGCTatctttccattttccagatATACTTTCTCCTCAATCTGAGGAGATTGGAGGGAAGAAATTCCAACTAGagaccccaccccacctccaccccagttTCTCTTGTGGTTTGAGCTGCTGGACTTTCACTCTGGCTCCTTGTGTTAAGGTGGAGATTGGGAAAAGTTAGATTAAGCCCTCATCCCAATCCCAGACTGAGCCGTTACTTCaggtcctttcttcttctccccccaTCCACATCCTACTCCATCCCAGATCATGTGGCTGCCCAGCAGACAAAGGCCATTGGTAGAGAAAGTAGCCCCGGGCTTCCAGCAGACCTCAGACATCAAAGAGACAATTGCCAGTCTGCGACGTGGGCACATTCAGAAATTGAACCTACGCTACACTCAGGTCTCCAGCCAGGACATCAGGTACCACCGCAACTTCCTTTCAGTGTTTTCCTACTGCCCCTGGCTCCAAGGAGGCCCCAGACTGAGCAGGGAAGcttatcacttttatttctgtGTCCCTATTCTCAGGAAGCTCACAGTTTAGTTAGGGAGAAAGGGCATCCCTAGATACCATGatgtaatagaaagaaatatagaatgatGAGTTAGGAATTAAActtgagtcccagctctgccactaactcacacatacctccttctcctttctgtgaaatggggaagTTAGGCTAAAAGACCTAAGAGCCCACGGAGCTTGGAAGCACCCATGACTGTGGTTCTGCAGTTGGTTCTGGGAGGTCAGACTTGAGAGGCACTcatgtgttctttttcttttttcactcttcCCTGTTCCCCTGGCTAGGGACTGCTCTGCGTGGAACCTGAGCATGAATCTCTACACTGTCAATGAGCCCTGGCTCTTCTCCCTCCTGTGGTGCTCAGGCGTCCAGTCTGTCACATCTGACAACTCCCACACCCTGTCCAAGGTGCCTTCCCCTGTCTGGATCATGGTAAGCCTGGCAGGCCCCAGCACaggtgacagaaaaaaaattaaaaattaaatacttattgaactAAGCACAACACAAAACTGAAGATGCttaaaaggagcttaaaaattcTAATAAGCCAATACATATAGGAGCCTGAGACTAAGGGAAGGGACCCTTCTTGGCAAAATGGTTGATCATTGTCTGCATAAGGTGGTTTCTGGGCCCAGTCGACTTTCTTGTTGTAATGACTGCTTTATGCTGGTTCAGCTCTTGTGTAAAATGATAATTATCAGGGTCAATGTCTATGCCTCTTAATTTCCCATTTTCTAGCATCAGTAGCTGCAAGGTCAGTCAGGTCCAAGCTGTTACAgttctgtatgtgtgtcttttaTCCTCATTAATGTGTCTTCAAATTGGctattgattttgatctttgttaATTTGACTCCCACATCAATAGCGAATCATTTCTTCTCTATTTGTATATAaccaatttctttcctttctttctttttttttttttttgccattttgttcAGTGTCCAGTCAGTACCTTCCAATTGCTTCTTTCGTATCTTAAAATGAATCCTACTTCTCTTCATCTTCCCTGGGCCCACCTTTTGCTTGAAATCTCGAAAGATCAGGCTATAAATTGACATTCTTGTCAAGTCTTCATAGGGCCAcacaaaagcaaaaggaaaacttGTGTGgtcttttttagattttttttttcttctcttaagggaaagaaataaaaagctaaCCTcaccaatttaaaaattaatgaccttcaacataaaatattattcagtGATCACAAAAAACGATTCCTAATACAGTATTTCTGAAATAAAAAGTTAAACTCACTAGTTTAAAAATTAACGACCAggaattataaaatgtttttctctgGTTATGAAAAAGATTCCTAATATAATACTTCTGTTCTAAATTATATCTAAATAAattggaagagggaaaagaaaaaacaataacatttacatcatgcttactgtgtgccaggcactgtgctaagtgctttacaattattatcttgtttgatctttacaacaaccctgggaggtaagtggaaggtaggaagaaaggcATGAACACTGAGAGTAGTAGACAGACCAAGGAGAACGTTAGAGACAAACATAAAGAGAAAGGGCGAAATAAaggggaatacatacatacagagagggaaaagaaatacacATTCTTCCCACTTCTGTCCTCTTTTGTTTACAAACATTTACGTATGAGGGTAAAAAGTAACACATCCCAGACAATCACTTCAAATGCTGAGTCCATCCCTGGATTTAAAAACCAACTTGGTAGGACCTTTGAGAGCCAAAGCCCCATTTATGCCACCAAAAGACATCAAGGGAGGTTATCAGTGAAGGATCCCTACATTACCATGGGATCATACACTTAGAACttagtcccaactaaaatcccaccacCTACGGGaaaccttcccccacccctattAATTCCCAtgacttccctcttttaattatttcccatttatcctgtataatttgctttatttatatgtttgcatgttgtctctcctcatTAGATCATGAGCTTTTTGatggcaaggactgtcttttgccttttttatatctccagcactcagcacagtgccttgagcagagtaggcatttgataaaatgtttattgaattaaattgaatagaaACTCATGGCACCCAGATCCTGTCCCCAGCCACATATCTCCCTCTGATGTCTCTGGACATTTCTCTGTCTTGAGAAAAAGACCCTGAATTGTGGATTATGAAGTTGTTCCTGTTTCAGAGTCTCTTGACCACTGAGTCCTTTGGGTATCCAATTGTTTTCCAGGCCCCGGACGAATACTGTCTCATCTGGATCACGGCTGACCTTATCTCTTTCACACTCATCGTGGGCATTTTCGTACTTCAGAAGTGAGTAATGTCGGCTGCCCTCCTACAGCCATACCCCAGGCCCTAGGTCCTGCCAGATAAAGATTAATCTTACCCTCCATCTATTGCCCCACAAGCTCCTTGTGGTCCAGGGACCTCATCCTAAGATCCTTTCAGCTGTACCTTTTCTGCCCATTGTGGTTATGTAAGGGACTTTAGACTGGTCATTTCTTTTGTCTTAAGCTTTGGATTCTCCTTCTTAAAATGAGGTTGGTccagaccagaggtgtcaaactcaaatagaaatacaTGCATATTAATGTAGAAAATCACAAGTTAACATtatgttgtgttgtatttttatcttGTTAAACTTTtccctaattatattttaatctagttgaGTAAGTAGTAGGCATTTGCTACCTCTGTTCTAGATAATTCTCTAAGataattccagttccaaatcctttGAGCCCAGgagttttctccttctcccctctgaccaGAGGCTGAAATCCCAGAGCCAAACTCAGCGTATAGGAGAACACACCCAAAGTCAGAAAGATTGGCCACAGTTGTGCCTTGGCTCTGACAAGATTGGTGGGCTGAAATGACAGCCCTGGATCAAGCATCAGGAGACCAGGTTTcaaattctaaattgtttttacatgtaattagaaaaaaaattttaaagaagaaaaagaaagaaaattcaagttCTGTTACTCTCTCTTAGTGACCTTAAGTCACTTTCCATCTCTGAATATCAATTTCCCTCTTCTGCAAAACTGGCCTGCGGGTCCTTGTTCAGCTTTCCTCCCAAAGGCAAGTGTGATGAAACACTTGAGAGAATCCAGGCACTTAATCTGTAGTGAATAATCACATTTTTACCTGTGCCTCCATTTTTAAAACTCcttatattttaaaagctttctgTAATCCATAGGGAGCTCGGGAGAAGGGAATGTCTTAGAATGGATTTGGGAATGAGGAAAACCTGGGTTGGCATCCTGCCCCCAACACAAgaggatggggaacctgtagtACAGGCTTCACAAGACTGGTGGGAGGTTCAAGTGAAATTAATAGGTCAAGTGTTTTGGCAAACCTTTAAACCACCATAGAAATATCAGTTGccattataattatcattattacagtTTACAGTCCCTTTTAGGggatttatatttgtatttaggGATAGTTTAttctatcttttgtcattttaaggTGTTTGATAGTTTATAATGAACAATTTGTGAAGTCTTTTACTCTACGCAAGgcctttttctgttttcagagcATTTTATCTCGTCTATTAAgcgcctgctatgtgccaggcactatatcaGATGACAGAGTCAGACCCCCTTTGCCCTTGAGAAGTTTATATTCCAGTGGGGGAACAGAGTGATCTCggcagttaattttttttcaaggaacaATTATATAACTTGAACCTCTCCCTGAGAGACTCCTTGTTTAAGGAAAACCTTTAAGATTGTGTTTGGCATTTTCATTCTCAAAGGGGGATCCTAAATTCTCTGCCTTTCAATCAGTTTTGTGACTGGAAATGTGCACGTTCAGCTGCAACAAAGgcagcctgcctcagtttctcatctgtaaaatagggataataagagcacctccctcccaaggtggttgtgaggatcagatgagataataatttgtaaagtgtttagtgcagtgcctggcacagggtaAGCAATATATGAATGGTAGCTATGGTTATAGCCCTCATCAGTATTATTATGGTTATCAATGTtatgatcatcatcattattaacatTGTTATGTTATCAAGGTTGCCCTTGACCAGAAGACTTAGGGGCTGCTTTCCTCATCCATTATCCCATGTGCCTCCTCCCAATGCCTGTGTGGAGTTGACCACACAAGGATGAGTACTTTTGTCTCATGGGACAGTAACCTGACCAAGCTCCCACCATGAGTCAGTGGCAGGCCCCcactttctgttcttttcaccTCATCACCTCCCTGCCCCAGAAGATGTTGGGGGAGATGCCGCCTCCCCTCCACACCATGAAAGGCCATCTTCTCCCCCACCCTGGACAAGAAACGCAGGGCAGCTCCCTGCTACGGACTTTGCCTCAGGGAAGACTGGGGAGGTGGAGGCTGTCCAGGGAGAGAGCAGAGAGCCCATTGGGTGGAGTGGGGGGAAGAagccctttggaggccctggggCGTGGGCCCTAGCATCCCCTGCCTTCTCTGACCATTGTACCtgtccctcctctttctcttctgctgCACTCGGGCCTCTCTCAGCTATCACTTAATCAGGTAATTCTGCAGatgcctttctttcctccctccctccctccctccccttcctctccccacttaTCCTCTGTCCTTTCCATCCCTCACTCccttatcttttcatttctcctcttttccttttccccacctAATCCttgcttccctcctcctcccctattctcccttcttcctctcttttcctcctatcccccttctccctccatctttctcACTTCTCCATCCTATAGactgttcccttttccttccacTTCTCTCCTAGTGTAGTAGAAGGAGCCCTAGAAACTGATCTAACTCAGCTCAGTAGGCCTCTGACTTGTATGgccttggacagatcacttctCTTCTTGGGGACCTCATTTTCCCCAGATGTAAAATCAGGAAGTTGGACTAAGCAGTCTCTTAAGATTACTCTTCTACTTCTGGGAGTCTAGGCTAtttctctgctccctcccctctccaccttCTCAagatctttcctccttcccttttgccTCCTTTCTGCCTCATATTCCCCTTGGATAAGAGAACTGCCCTCAGCAGGGCTATGAGAATAAGGACAGGCCGAGCTAGggaaaggataaaaaaggaaaagccacTGCTTTTGTCAATTGTGTCTCACCTGACAACTCCTTTAGATCCCCAAAAGAGGAGAAGGCTGCCTCAGTGTCCCCACCCCATCTCCTTTCAGGGTTTTCTTTAGCCTGGAGGCCAGgagttcttaattatttttgtatcttgGACCCCTTTGGGTAGTCTGGGGAAGACTGTGGGCCCTTCTCACAATCATGTTTTTAAttgcatagaataaaatacataggattgcaaaggaagttcacagaccccagatttAGAATCACTGCCTTGGGCTCCGAGGCCCAAGGGGAGGAAGCAGTGAGCTCCATGGCCCAGGGGATGTGGGCTCTGCTGGTTGATGAGGGAACTCTGGAGCTCTGTGGGATGAAAGCACAGGTGCTAATTACCAGGCTTATTCCCTGACTAGACTTTCTACAGTGGTGGTATGTAGTAGGCGTACTTAGCTCAGTTCCAGCACAGTTCTGGAATACCCTGGACACATGgctcagtctctccctctctccccctcttcttccctttctctccctctccccttctatccatttttccattcctccttctccctctcctctcctatcttctcctttcctctctctttccctttcttctccttttctctccctttccccttccctcccaattctctctctgactctctctcccccacccccaatatacATTAATTTCTGCTTGCcactctctctgcttctctatcTTTCAATGATCATgggtttctccctctctctttccctctgcccaTCCTATCCTCATAATTCTCCTTCCTTCACTCTTCTGATTATAACATGAATAGTTTCCAAAATTCTtctccaaccccacccccaatcctCCTTCACCTTACCTACTCCTTTGGGGAGACTTCGGGTTCTGATCCCAGCTCTCCCACtaacttgctatgtgaccatgagcaaatcatttccctccctgggcctcagtttgcctaTCTGCCTGATGAGGAGGTTGCATTGGGTGATCTCCTAGATACCTTCCACTTCTGGTATTCCAGGAGTCTGTGACTGAATTGGCATAGCTTAAAGGTCCTCCTGCCCTCATtctttttcccattccttcccttTCCGAGCAGGAAATGCTTCCTGACATCTAACCTCCATCTTTTACAATGTTGTTGAAGCCACACCTGGATTCCTCTGCCTTCAGAGGATAGGAAGGAAGGTCTGGCTCCCACTCCAAGCTATGGCTGTACCGGGTGGGCCTCTCTTTATGCTAGTGGATCTGGGGGGTACTTCAGATTTGTATTCTTTTAAACACATGTTGGAGAAGCTGACATGTAAAGAGAATCCTGGTTGATAAAAAGAAGAATCACTTTCGTAAAGTACTGTTCCTCTAATGCATTTTGAGTGTCAAGCCAGATTTTCATATGTTGGGGGAAAGGGTCACTTGAGATGGAGCCCACTGGGATGTTCTTAGTAAATTCCCCTGACAATTTTTACCTACTTTTTAGCCAGAACTTGCCTTCCATTCAttttttctggataattaatttaCAAAATGATCCCacagatttttttggggggaggagcctAGCCCTATTCCTCAGATAAGCTATTGACTGGGAAAAGAACCCTAGCATTCTCTGTGTCCCCATGACAgtcattcctcccctcccccctactCCTGCCCTCAGCCAGCGATGGAACCAAAGGCATCACTGATCTTttgcccccttccccttctctctccctcactcatgTGTGCCCCTCTTGATATCTTCCCTCCCCAGCCTTCCCTTTAAGTGCTCCTCTACCACCTCTTAGTCCTTCCTTAACTTGTTTTCCTTAGCCATCAGAGGAAAACCCTCAGCATGGCTGATTTAATGCTGCAGGCTGAAGCTCCCCTTTAAGAACAGTGTGGGATTGTCACATTgggtaaaagagagggaggggagcatTGTCTTCTGGGTGACAAGCTCCActctcctttcactcttctgCCCCTTGTGCTTGTGGGAATCAatcccaaaaaacccaaaaaacttctctttccccttcccccacaagACTGTCCtaccttctttcttttggtttcttcttttccaCCCAGTAAAAGTAGATTATATCTGTCCCACCCCCTCCCTCTTCTAGCAGATTCTCTGTTAAAGTAGCCCAGCCCCTCTCCAACCTTATTATAGTAGATTCCTGCGTTGTAGTGACCCCCAGTATAACAATTCATTGTCAAACCAATAAGCCTCTTTTACACCCAAGTCTGGATCTAGCAAACCTCCTTGAATAATAAGCCTACAGGATATAGCAGAGTCCCTCTGACAATGGATTTTGTTTCAGCAGACCCTTTTAAAGGATCCTTCTTAGAGCAGACCTCATGTTCTATAGACTCTGTTAAAGCAGGGCTGTTTTAGCAGACTCCCATTACAACCAGTTCCCTGCCGCAGAGACTCTTCTAATAACATACCTCTGTGAGAGCAGACCCCTGGTGCCTGGTGCACACCTGCCAGAGAGCAAATCTCCATTATATCAGAAACCTCATAGATCAGATCACAGCTCCAAAAGGCCCCTGTTTCTGGTTGATAATTGTTACAGTAGATCTTAGCTATACCAGATCTGTCACTGGCAATGCCATCTGCCTTACAGTAACCACTGTTGATCCCCTTTAATAAAGATTTGTGTTAAAACAAATCTGTGCCTCTTACACAGTAGCACTCTTGTCCTAGTGGACACTTCTGTAATAGTGACTCCTATGATAGTATCTTATCAATAATATAGATCTTTGTAATAACAGACCCTCTATATGAGGCCCCTATTAAAGCAGGCTACTATAGTAGTGATCACTGGTACAGCAAACAGGCCCCTCTTCTAGTATACCTATCAGATATTTAACAGGTGCTTCTTAGTAGTTAGCCTTTCTTATATTCAATCCCTATTACATAGCAAACAACTGTAGTAGTGATCACTGTTCTAACAAGTCCTTTTTATACGAGGCCCCTATTTTAGCAGGCCACTGTAGTAGTGATTGCTGGTATCACAGGCCCCTTTTAGAGTATACCTTTCAAATGTAGAACAGGCTCTTCTTAAAGCTAGCATTTCTTATTCTGGGCCTCTATTGCAGCAAGTCACCTATAATACTGATCTCTGTTTGAACAGGCCCTTCTAATACTAGACCTCTATGATTATAAATTCCCTGTAAATAGTGTCTCTATTATGTTAGACCACTCTTATAATGGACCCATACAACAAGAAACCACCGTTAATTATCAGTTCCCCTGTAAACATGACTTCTGTTAAAGCAAACCCCTTGCAAGGGTAAGGGGATAGGCTAGACATTTACAAACAGTGTGCCCCTCAGAAGGTGAGAGGTATGTTAGAAGGATCTTTGAGCTAGGGAACAGGACACTTAGGTTCTAGACTAGGATGTCTTGCTCCATGACCTTGTTCATGGCCCTTTTTGAGCCTCAAGTTCTTTTTCTAGACCAGAAGAAGACCTCTCAGGGCCCTCCTGGCTTtgcattctgtgttctgagagCCTTCTAATTGACAAAACACAATTTATAACTCTTAGTTTCCCCctgctttctggaatatcctccAGAGGGACCACTGTATCTTGTGGTCTCTTTCttggaaaaggaggaaacagtaaGACCTGAGACCCAAATGCTCAGCCCTGTGATCAGGCTTCCTGAACCTGACCCTAACTGGCTCTTACTATGCAGGCAGGCCCAGCTGACTCAGGGTTCAGACCCAGGCCACCCAAAATAATAGGGCCTCACCCTCAGCCTTCTTCCTATCCACAGGTGGCGACTGGGCAGCATCCGGACCTACAACCCAGAACAGATTATGCTCAGTGCAGCTGTGCGTAGGACCAGCCGTGATGTCAAGATCATGAAAGAGAAGTTGATCTTTTCAGGTGAGCCACAGGATCTGCACTCTAAATCTGTGCTGGAAGGGATCTGGGAAAGATAAAGCTGGAGGTGGGAGAGGTGGAAGGGGGAGCAGGTACCCTGTCCCAGCTGTCCTGAGAGAGAACATCCCCTaaatcaagagttcttaaccatttttgtgtaatggacccttttga
Proteins encoded:
- the GDPD5 gene encoding glycerophosphodiester phosphodiesterase domain-containing protein 5 isoform X1; its protein translation is MVRHQPLQYYEPQLCLSCLTGIYGCRWKRYQRSHDDTTPWERLWFLILIFTFFLTLTWFYFWWEVDNDYNEFNWFLYNRMGYWSDWSIPILLTTATGFTYITGLLILALCHIVVGQQMHLHWLHKVALTVSLIATLVAVSSVAQLWDDEWAVLLISLQGTAPFLHVGALIAVTTLSWIVAGQFARAEKVSSQMVIFTAYFAVVFVLYLIPLTISSPCIMEKKDLSPKPAIIGHRGAPMLAPEHTLMSFQKAREQKLYGVQADVTISLDGVPFLMHDTTLRRTTNVDEALPELAQRPASMFNWTDLKQLNAGEWFLKTDPFWTVHSMSASDYREAHNQSICKLTDLLELAKGNMTLLLNLWDLPHDHPYRGTFFNITLDAILHSGHPQHQIMWLPSRQRPLVEKVAPGFQQTSDIKETIASLRRGHIQKLNLRYTQVSSQDIRDCSAWNLSMNLYTVNEPWLFSLLWCSGVQSVTSDNSHTLSKVPSPVWIMAPDEYCLIWITADLISFTLIVGIFVLQKWRLGSIRTYNPEQIMLSAAVRRTSRDVKIMKEKLIFSEISDGVETTDDLSMCSENGFSNDVLTPVDPKTRPGRGGR
- the GDPD5 gene encoding glycerophosphodiester phosphodiesterase domain-containing protein 5 isoform X2 is translated as MVRHQPLQYYEPQLCLSCLTGIYGCRWKRYQRSHDDTTPWERLWFLILIFTFFLTLTWFYFWWEVDNDYNEFNWFLYNRMGYWSDWSIPILLTTATGFTYITGLLILALCHIVVGQQMHLHWLHKVALTVSLIATLVAVSSVAQLWDDEWAVLLISLQGTAPFLHVGALIAVTTLSWIVAGQFARAEKVSSQMVIFTAYFAVVFVLYLIPLTISSPCIMEKKDLSPKPAIIGHRGAPMLAPEHTLMSFQKAREQKLYGVQADVTISLDGVPFLMHDTTLRRTTNVDEALPELAQRPASMFNWTDLKQLNAGEWFLKTDPFWTVHSMSASDYREAHNQSICKLTDLLELAKGNMTLLLNLWDLPHDHPYRGTFFNITLDAILHSGHPQHQIMWLPSRQRPLVEKVAPGFQQTSDIKETIASLRRGHIQKLNLRYTQVSSQDIRDCSAWNLSMNLYTVNEPWLFSLLWCSGVQSVTSDNSHTLSKVPSPVWIMAPDEYCLIWITADLISFTLIVGIFVLQKWRLGSIRTYNPEQIMLSAAVRRTSRDVKIMKEKLIFSESLNLRSGRDHRRHLVQPLAES